A genomic window from Herbiconiux aconitum includes:
- a CDS encoding GNAT family N-acetyltransferase produces the protein MTRAFSISREPFDGPDSVALRQEQRDELDARYGRDDHEPGDPPTADSVPVFLVARNEAGVAIGCGGLRPLAGGGAEIKRMYVVPSARGTGVSTAILRAIEDEARALGVERLLLETGTAQPDAIRFYEREGYVRVPNFGVYEGSEISVCYARTL, from the coding sequence GTGACCCGCGCTTTCTCGATCTCCCGCGAGCCCTTCGACGGCCCCGATTCGGTAGCCCTCCGCCAGGAGCAGCGCGACGAACTCGATGCTCGCTACGGCCGCGACGACCACGAGCCCGGAGACCCGCCCACGGCTGATTCGGTGCCCGTCTTCCTCGTGGCGCGCAACGAGGCGGGTGTGGCGATCGGATGCGGCGGACTGCGACCGCTCGCCGGTGGCGGGGCCGAGATCAAGCGGATGTACGTGGTGCCGTCGGCGCGCGGAACCGGGGTTTCGACGGCCATCCTCCGCGCGATCGAGGACGAAGCGCGGGCCCTCGGGGTCGAGCGCCTGCTGCTGGAGACGGGCACCGCGCAGCCCGACGCCATCCGCTTCTACGAGCGGGAAGGGTACGTTCGCGTGCCGAACTTCGGGGTGTACGAGGGGTCGGAGATCTCCGTCTGCTACGCGCGCACCCTGTGA
- a CDS encoding GNAT family acetyltransferase, translating into MSRPRNLADQQQRLSEATWSVLTERGLPGLTIRAVADRAGCTTGLVMHAFPTKEALLLHARDLLHSRTGEQLDRAEAEATSSSPADALRAVMLDAMSLDERSVDEARVWISFLAAALADPTLADRHVTGNRRLIARVTRLVQACRPTWGADRATLEALALISLADGANTLSTLDPETYSPALQKRMMTDAIDRMLAGDISPQPPPSDASAAARPPRGEHGEVRIRPFHASDTDAVVALWQASELTRPWNDPRKDIARKLTTQPELFLVAETDSGLRGAVMAGYDGHRGWVNYLAVDPSARGHGLGRALMAEVEQRLEALGCPKVNLQIREGNEPVMEFYRALGYARDGAVSFGKRLIADS; encoded by the coding sequence ATGAGCCGCCCCCGCAATCTTGCCGACCAGCAGCAGCGCCTGTCTGAGGCCACCTGGTCGGTGCTCACCGAACGCGGGCTCCCAGGCCTCACCATCCGCGCCGTCGCCGATCGCGCCGGCTGCACGACCGGGCTCGTGATGCACGCCTTCCCCACCAAGGAGGCGTTACTGCTGCACGCCCGCGACCTGCTGCACAGCCGCACCGGCGAGCAGCTCGACCGGGCCGAGGCCGAGGCCACCTCCAGCTCCCCCGCTGACGCGCTCCGGGCCGTGATGCTCGATGCGATGTCGCTCGACGAGCGAAGCGTCGACGAAGCACGCGTCTGGATCAGCTTCCTCGCCGCCGCCCTCGCCGACCCCACCCTCGCCGACCGTCATGTCACCGGAAACCGCCGCCTGATCGCCCGCGTCACCCGCCTCGTGCAGGCCTGCCGCCCGACGTGGGGCGCCGACCGAGCCACGCTCGAAGCCCTCGCGCTCATCTCGCTGGCCGATGGCGCGAACACGCTGAGCACCCTCGATCCTGAGACGTACTCCCCTGCCCTGCAGAAGCGCATGATGACGGATGCGATCGACCGGATGCTCGCCGGCGACATCTCCCCGCAACCCCCGCCCTCCGACGCCTCCGCAGCAGCACGCCCACCCCGCGGCGAGCACGGCGAGGTACGCATCCGCCCGTTCCACGCCTCCGATACCGACGCCGTCGTGGCGCTCTGGCAGGCCTCCGAGCTGACCCGCCCGTGGAACGACCCACGCAAAGACATCGCCCGGAAGCTCACCACCCAGCCCGAGCTGTTCTTGGTGGCCGAGACAGACTCCGGGCTCCGAGGCGCCGTCATGGCGGGCTACGACGGCCACCGCGGGTGGGTCAACTACCTCGCCGTCGATCCATCCGCGCGGGGCCACGGACTCGGGCGCGCCCTCATGGCCGAGGTCGAACAGCGGCTCGAGGCGTTGGGCTGCCCGAAGGTGAACCTGCAGATCCGCGAGGGCAACGAGCCCGTGATGGAGTTCTACCGCGCGCTCGGGTACGCCCGCGACGGTGCGGTGAGCTTCGGCAAGCGCCTCATCGCCGATTCCTGA
- a CDS encoding acetate/propionate family kinase — MSTILVVNSGSSSFKYQLIEVESEKVLASGLVERIGEESGHSRHTTQVGLWEREVPIPDHTAGFEVMLSAFEEHGPNLDSHPLAAVGHRVVHGGKRFHEATVITDLVKINIEDLVELAPLHNPANLQGIEAAQKAFPSVPQVAVFDTAFHQTLPPAAYTYAIDASLADKQRIRRYGFHGTSHKFVSEATAAFLGRPLESLKMIVLHLGNGASVAAIDGGRSIETSMGMTPLEGLVMGTRSGDIDPAVLFHLNRKTGMGFAELDELLNRKSGLLGLSGHGDMRDVQKAAAAGDASSALALEVYLHRIRGYIGSYYAQLGHLDAVVFTAGVGENVPLVRAGALAGLSEMGISVDPALNEIESRSPRFISPASSPVAVLVVPTNEELEIARQSFAAVSR; from the coding sequence GTGAGCACGATCCTCGTCGTCAACAGCGGCTCTTCCTCGTTCAAGTACCAGCTGATCGAGGTGGAGTCGGAGAAGGTGCTGGCCTCGGGGCTGGTCGAACGGATCGGCGAAGAGTCGGGCCACAGCCGCCACACGACCCAGGTGGGGCTGTGGGAGCGCGAGGTGCCGATCCCCGACCACACGGCTGGATTCGAGGTGATGCTCTCGGCGTTCGAGGAGCACGGACCGAACCTCGACTCGCATCCGCTCGCCGCCGTCGGGCACCGCGTGGTGCACGGCGGGAAGCGGTTCCACGAGGCCACGGTCATCACCGACCTGGTGAAGATCAACATCGAAGACCTCGTGGAGCTGGCCCCCCTGCACAACCCCGCGAACCTGCAAGGAATCGAGGCGGCGCAGAAGGCATTCCCCTCGGTTCCGCAGGTGGCCGTGTTCGACACCGCCTTCCACCAGACGCTGCCGCCGGCCGCCTACACCTATGCGATCGACGCGTCGCTGGCGGACAAGCAGCGCATCCGTCGCTATGGCTTCCACGGCACCTCGCACAAGTTCGTGTCGGAGGCCACCGCAGCGTTCCTGGGGCGGCCGCTGGAATCGCTGAAGATGATCGTGCTGCACCTCGGCAACGGCGCATCCGTGGCGGCCATCGACGGCGGGCGTTCGATCGAGACCTCGATGGGTATGACGCCGCTCGAAGGCCTCGTGATGGGCACGCGCTCGGGCGACATCGACCCTGCGGTGCTGTTCCATCTCAACCGCAAGACGGGCATGGGGTTCGCGGAGCTCGACGAGCTGCTGAACCGCAAGAGCGGGCTGCTCGGGCTCTCCGGTCACGGCGACATGCGCGACGTGCAGAAGGCCGCAGCCGCGGGCGACGCGTCGTCGGCGCTGGCGCTCGAGGTGTATCTGCACCGCATCAGGGGCTACATCGGCTCGTACTACGCGCAGTTGGGCCATCTCGACGCCGTCGTGTTCACAGCCGGAGTGGGCGAGAACGTGCCGCTCGTTCGGGCGGGGGCGCTCGCGGGGCTCTCCGAGATGGGGATCTCGGTCGATCCGGCGCTCAACGAGATCGAGTCGCGCTCGCCGCGCTTCATCTCGCCCGCTTCATCGCCCGTCGCCGTGCTCGTGGTGCCCACGAACGAGGAGCTGGAGATCGCGCGGCAGTCGTTCGCGGCAGTGTCTCGATAG
- the pta gene encoding phosphate acetyltransferase: MPTFEQTPIQPDGVTSIYITSAEGHSGKSTIALGVLEILRRSIRRVGVFRPVARSVSERDYVLEMLLAHDSGQLDYEQAIGVTYDDVHADPDAALSRIVERYKAVERECDAVVILGSDYTDVGSPTELSFNARIAANLGAPVLLVLGGRKGQGTDELLGNSDPRSADEMRQIAEIALLELRTAHATLVGIVSNRSDPAHLEKIRDAIGRAAREAVDELVSSAQSAPPPSDAAVPTQPRRVPVWAIPEDRLLVAPSMAGILESIDGTMIMGDRRLLAREALGVVVAAMSMRNVLPRLTEGAVVVIPADRAEVLLAVLMANASGTFPSLAGIVLNGGFELPEPVERLVSGLDPTIPIITTELGTYETAVRITSTRGRLAADSQVKYDNALGLFEQYVDGKQLLELLDVSKSDVVTPLMFEYGLLDRARRADRHIVLPEGGDDRILRAASTVLKRGVARLTILGEEAEVRGRATELGLDLDAAAVVSPFDEKLRQRFAEEYQRLRSHKGITYDMAFDTVTDVSYFGTMMVQLGLADGMVSGAAHTTAHTIRPAFEIIKTRPGVSVVSSVFLMALADRVLVYGDCAVVPDPTSEQLADIAVSSSETAMQFGIEPRVAMLSYSTGSSGTGADVEKVRTATALVHEHRPDLLVEGPIQYDAAADVVVAAAKMPGSQVAGRATVFIFPDLNTGNNTYKAVQRSAGAVAIGPVLQGLNKPINDLSRGALVQDIVNTIAITAIQAATPSPSPSPSPSPSPSEEVAS; encoded by the coding sequence GTGCCGACATTCGAACAGACCCCCATTCAGCCCGACGGCGTGACGAGCATCTACATCACCTCCGCCGAGGGACACTCCGGTAAATCCACGATCGCGCTCGGCGTGCTCGAGATCCTGCGCCGCTCGATCCGGCGCGTGGGTGTGTTCCGGCCGGTGGCCCGCTCGGTGAGCGAACGCGACTACGTGCTCGAGATGCTGTTGGCGCACGACAGCGGCCAGCTCGACTATGAACAGGCCATCGGTGTCACCTACGACGACGTGCACGCCGATCCGGATGCCGCCCTCTCGCGCATCGTCGAACGCTACAAGGCGGTCGAACGCGAGTGCGACGCGGTCGTGATCCTGGGTTCGGACTACACCGACGTCGGCAGCCCCACCGAGCTCTCGTTCAACGCCCGCATCGCCGCGAACCTCGGCGCCCCCGTGCTGCTCGTGCTCGGCGGCCGCAAGGGGCAGGGAACGGATGAGTTGCTCGGCAACTCCGACCCGCGCTCGGCCGACGAGATGCGCCAGATCGCCGAGATCGCCCTGCTGGAGCTGCGCACTGCGCACGCCACGCTCGTCGGCATCGTCTCGAATCGCTCCGATCCTGCACACCTCGAGAAGATCCGCGACGCGATCGGCAGGGCCGCGCGCGAAGCCGTCGACGAGCTCGTCTCGTCGGCACAGTCGGCGCCGCCGCCGAGCGACGCCGCCGTCCCGACGCAGCCACGCCGCGTTCCGGTCTGGGCCATCCCGGAAGACCGGCTGCTTGTGGCCCCGAGCATGGCCGGCATCCTGGAGTCCATCGACGGCACCATGATCATGGGCGACCGACGCCTGCTCGCCCGCGAGGCGCTCGGCGTGGTGGTGGCCGCGATGTCGATGCGCAACGTGCTGCCCCGGCTCACCGAAGGGGCCGTGGTCGTGATCCCGGCCGACCGGGCGGAAGTGCTGCTCGCGGTGCTGATGGCCAACGCCTCGGGAACCTTCCCCTCGCTCGCCGGAATCGTGTTGAACGGTGGCTTCGAGCTGCCCGAGCCGGTGGAGCGGCTCGTGTCGGGGCTCGATCCCACCATCCCGATCATCACCACCGAGCTGGGCACCTACGAGACGGCTGTGCGCATCACCTCGACCCGGGGGCGCCTCGCCGCCGACTCGCAGGTGAAGTACGACAACGCGCTCGGCCTGTTCGAGCAGTACGTCGACGGCAAACAGCTGCTGGAGCTGCTCGACGTGAGCAAATCCGACGTCGTGACCCCGTTGATGTTCGAGTACGGTCTGCTCGATCGCGCCCGCCGCGCCGACCGCCACATCGTGCTGCCCGAGGGAGGCGACGACCGCATCCTGCGCGCCGCGAGCACGGTTCTGAAGCGCGGAGTGGCGCGGCTCACGATCCTCGGCGAGGAAGCGGAGGTGCGGGGGCGGGCCACCGAACTCGGCCTCGACCTCGACGCCGCAGCCGTCGTCAGCCCCTTCGACGAGAAGCTGCGACAGCGCTTCGCCGAGGAGTACCAGCGGCTCCGCTCGCACAAGGGCATCACCTACGACATGGCGTTCGACACCGTGACCGACGTCTCCTATTTCGGCACCATGATGGTGCAGCTGGGCCTGGCCGATGGCATGGTCTCGGGAGCGGCGCACACGACGGCGCACACCATCCGGCCGGCGTTCGAGATCATCAAGACCCGACCCGGCGTATCCGTCGTCTCCAGCGTGTTCCTGATGGCGCTCGCCGACCGCGTGCTCGTGTACGGCGACTGCGCGGTGGTGCCCGATCCGACGAGCGAGCAGTTGGCCGACATCGCGGTGTCGTCGTCGGAGACCGCGATGCAGTTCGGCATCGAGCCGCGCGTGGCGATGCTGTCGTACTCCACCGGGTCGTCGGGAACGGGTGCCGACGTCGAGAAGGTGCGGACGGCCACGGCGCTGGTGCACGAGCACCGGCCCGACCTGCTGGTGGAGGGGCCGATCCAATACGACGCGGCGGCCGATGTCGTGGTGGCCGCCGCGAAGATGCCGGGCTCCCAGGTGGCGGGCCGAGCGACAGTGTTCATCTTCCCGGACTTGAACACCGGCAACAACACCTACAAGGCTGTTCAGCGGAGCGCCGGAGCTGTGGCCATCGGGCCTGTGCTGCAGGGGCTCAACAAGCCGATCAACGACCTTTCCCGGGGGGCTCTCGTGCAAGACATCGTGAACACCATCGCCATCACGGCGATCCAGGCGGCGACACCGTCTCCGTCTCCGTCTCCATCTCCATCTCCGTCTCCGTCGGAGGAGGTGGCCTCGTGA
- a CDS encoding SDR family oxidoreductase: MKIAIAGGHGQIALLTTKLLTASGHEVWGIVRNPAHAADIEAAGGHALVLDLEQSDSERLAGELASKSIDSVVFAAGAGPGSSAERKFTVDRDGAVLLADAAWRAGVRRYVLVSAMGADSFDPKSDDVFQVYLRAKSEADAAVRASELDWTIVRPGGLTDDPATGTVTLAESTGRGTIPRADVAWIVTQLLVSGDAVHRQFEAISGSTPIAEALRAL; the protein is encoded by the coding sequence ATGAAGATCGCGATCGCAGGCGGACACGGGCAGATCGCCCTGCTCACCACGAAACTCCTGACCGCCTCCGGACATGAGGTCTGGGGGATCGTGCGCAACCCGGCGCACGCGGCCGACATCGAGGCCGCGGGAGGGCACGCGCTCGTGCTCGACCTCGAGCAGTCGGACTCCGAGCGTCTCGCCGGCGAACTGGCATCGAAGTCGATCGACAGCGTCGTGTTCGCCGCCGGCGCCGGGCCAGGTTCCAGTGCCGAACGCAAGTTCACCGTCGACCGCGACGGCGCCGTGCTGCTCGCCGATGCCGCCTGGCGGGCGGGAGTGCGCCGCTATGTGCTCGTATCGGCAATGGGCGCGGACTCCTTCGACCCGAAGAGCGACGACGTCTTCCAGGTGTACCTGCGTGCGAAGAGCGAAGCGGATGCTGCGGTGCGCGCGAGCGAGCTCGACTGGACGATCGTGCGCCCCGGCGGGCTCACCGACGACCCGGCCACCGGCACGGTGACGCTCGCCGAGTCGACGGGGCGCGGCACGATCCCGCGGGCCGACGTGGCCTGGATCGTGACCCAGTTGCTCGTCTCGGGCGATGCCGTGCACCGCCAGTTCGAGGCGATCTCGGGCTCGACACCGATCGCAGAAGCCCTGCGCGCGCTCTGA
- a CDS encoding ice-binding family protein yields MLLASAQSASAIGTTVNLGTAATYSVLGGQSVTNTGPSILGAGVGVSPGSAITGFPPGITLGARHAADAEALQAQSDLGTAYDAAAAQAVDVSVEGDLGNRTLLPGVYNAASSIGLTGAVTLNGQGDPDAVFIFQIGSGLTTATSSSVVPINGARACNVFWQIGESAVIGSSTSFVGTIMALTTITLGSGATVDGRALARNGSVTLNNNVFTDGLCDASTPTSPPPTTTPPTTTPPTTTPPTTTPPTTTPPTTGGPGGPGTEGPGGPGTEGPGGPGIEGPGGPGGPGTNGGPGGPGTGGGGSGSGTYGSGVDFYGSGTGTGTDSLAETGLDITPLAMAAGLTALVGLALLGSAVIRRPKRQV; encoded by the coding sequence GTGCTTCTCGCCTCAGCTCAGTCGGCGAGCGCTATCGGCACCACCGTGAATCTCGGCACCGCCGCGACGTATTCGGTGCTCGGCGGGCAGTCGGTCACCAATACCGGTCCCAGCATCCTCGGCGCCGGAGTCGGTGTCAGCCCCGGCTCGGCGATCACCGGGTTCCCGCCCGGGATCACACTCGGCGCGCGCCATGCAGCCGACGCCGAAGCCCTGCAGGCGCAGAGCGACCTCGGTACCGCATACGACGCGGCTGCGGCCCAGGCGGTTGATGTCAGCGTGGAGGGCGACCTCGGCAACCGTACCCTCCTTCCCGGGGTCTACAACGCCGCCAGTTCGATCGGACTCACCGGTGCGGTGACGCTCAACGGGCAGGGCGACCCGGATGCGGTCTTCATCTTCCAGATCGGTTCGGGCCTGACCACGGCCACCTCGAGCAGTGTGGTGCCGATCAACGGCGCCCGCGCGTGCAACGTGTTCTGGCAGATCGGCGAATCGGCCGTGATCGGATCGAGCACCTCCTTCGTGGGCACGATCATGGCGCTCACCACCATCACCCTCGGTTCCGGCGCGACCGTCGACGGCCGGGCGCTCGCCCGCAACGGGTCGGTCACCCTGAACAACAACGTCTTCACCGACGGCTTATGCGACGCGAGCACGCCGACCAGTCCGCCGCCGACGACGACTCCGCCGACCACGACACCGCCGACGACCACACCACCGACCACCACGCCGCCCACGACGACACCACCCACAACGGGTGGCCCCGGCGGACCGGGCACTGAAGGCCCCGGAGGACCGGGCACGGAAGGCCCCGGCGGACCCGGAATAGAAGGCCCAGGCGGCCCCGGCGGCCCCGGCACGAACGGCGGCCCCGGCGGTCCCGGCACGGGCGGGGGCGGCTCCGGTTCAGGCACCTACGGCAGTGGGGTCGACTTCTACGGCAGCGGCACCGGCACCGGCACCGACTCGCTCGCTGAAACCGGCCTCGACATCACGCCCCTCGCGATGGCAGCCGGTCTCACCGCGCTCGTCGGATTGGCCCTCCTCGGGAGTGCCGTCATCCGTCGCCCGAAGCGCCAGGTGTGA
- a CDS encoding DUF3151 domain-containing protein, giving the protein MSNNLLGVPETLLPDEPGVRESLARANGYEVDGVLEATVTDYPTSSLAWATLADRTWRKGEVVASYAYARVGYHRGLDALRKAGWRGQGPVPWAHEPNRGVLLSLYMLRRAAEGIGESAEVVRLTEFLDGADPVAVTAIEAGER; this is encoded by the coding sequence ATGAGCAACAATCTCCTGGGCGTGCCCGAAACCCTCCTCCCCGACGAGCCGGGGGTTCGGGAGTCGCTGGCGCGTGCCAACGGCTACGAGGTCGACGGCGTTCTGGAGGCGACCGTCACCGACTACCCGACCTCCTCGCTCGCCTGGGCCACGCTGGCCGACCGCACCTGGCGTAAGGGTGAAGTCGTCGCCTCCTACGCCTACGCGCGCGTCGGCTACCACCGCGGGTTGGATGCGCTCCGCAAGGCGGGCTGGCGCGGACAGGGTCCGGTGCCGTGGGCCCACGAGCCCAACCGCGGCGTTCTGCTCTCGCTCTACATGCTGCGGCGCGCCGCCGAGGGTATCGGGGAGAGCGCCGAAGTCGTGCGGCTCACCGAGTTCCTCGACGGAGCCGACCCCGTCGCGGTGACCGCGATCGAGGCCGGCGAGCGCTAG
- a CDS encoding ribosomal protein bL36: MKVRNSLGSMKKMQGSQIVRRRGRTFVINHLNPRFKARQG; this comes from the coding sequence ATGAAGGTACGGAATTCATTGGGCTCGATGAAGAAGATGCAGGGTTCGCAGATCGTCCGCCGCCGGGGCCGGACGTTCGTGATCAATCACTTGAACCCCCGTTTCAAGGCCCGTCAGGGCTGA